One window of Acropora palmata chromosome 1, jaAcrPala1.3, whole genome shotgun sequence genomic DNA carries:
- the LOC141877152 gene encoding uncharacterized protein LOC141877152 — protein MAKICKFSILASAMLGSLLMYLAFVVVMKEKPMMIRAPPQARHSNKSTYTSRNTQITLLLRMPGKIMDHRARYYCDLFRSTVLFWPPSYGKTVIVLDEESQGDHEFGETVINHTRKHFPEYRLEVTYEALPKNKRVLEFPGAPRDPNYNRQLWSSFLFDLYTNDPIIAWMDSDVAFITPVTKSSIFSGTKLRVLGWDCTFHFPWVKQWAVSSERALGLPYVADYMSYFPVYIYRDTFLHCREYIMKHLNVSDFEQAFRLFYFDGNALSPVSVVLSYAWFFERDRYDWNMKLCTDLTEYNKRFPVGATIGPEHLEDILSQPQTAFHVRYGEFLHANILISYCLSQEAAGNHLDVCLKHNFSLSDNFDLLHHDLQRVKTIETNTCAGKNADYCLQVLGDHYKEVGLEIKNNLRQLNWRGVKVVEKLTKEMGMKCTDFIY, from the coding sequence ATGgccaaaatatgcaaattctCGATCCTTGCCAGCGCCATGCTTGGCTCGTTACTAATGTACTTGGCTTTTGTGGTGGTGATGAAGGAGAAGCCGATGATGATAAGGGCTCCTCCACAGGCGAGACACAGTAATAAAAGCACATACACGTCAAGAAACACCCAAATAACACTGCTCTTGAGAATGCCAGGCAAAATAATGGATCACAGGGCCCGTTATTATTGTGACCTCTTTAGGAGCACTGTCCTCTTTTGGCCACCATCATATGGAAAGACAGTAATAGTGCTTGATGAAGAGTCACAAGGGGATCACGAATTTGGAGAGACAGTGATAAATCACACTAGGAAACACTTTCCAGAATACAGGCTGGAAGTAACGTATGAGGCACTACCAAAGAACAAGCGTGTATTGGAATTTCCAGGCGCTCCGAGAGATCCAAATTATAATCGCCAACTTTGGAGCAGTTTCCTCTTTGATTTGTATACAAATGACCCAATCATAGCGTGGATGGATAGTGACGTCGCTTTCATTACACCAGTGACAAAATCGTCCATTTTCAGTGGTACAAAGTTAAGAGTCTTGGGATGGGACTgtacttttcattttccttgggTAAAGCAGTGGGCAGTATCTTCGGAGAGGGCCTTGGGACTACCATATGTGGCAGACTACATGAGCTATTTTCCAGTTTACATTTATAGAGACACTTTTCTTCACTGCAGAGAATACATAATGAAACACTTGAATGTTAGTGATTTTGAACAGGCCTTCaggttattttattttgatgggAATGCGCTTTCCCCTGTCAGTGTTGTACTCAGTTATGCTTGGTTCTTTGAAAGAGATCGATATGACTGGAACATGAAGCTGTGCACTGATTTAACAGAATACAATAAACGGTTCCCAGTTGGTGCTACTATTGGACCAGAGCACCTCGAAGATATTTTGTCTCAGCCCCAAACTGCATTTCATGTTCGTTATGGAGAGTTCTTGCACGCAAATATTCTAATCAGTTACTGCCTGTCGCAAGAAGCTGCAGGAAATCACTTGGATGTATGCCTAAAACACAACTTTTCATTGAGTGACAACTTTGATCTGTTGCACCACGATCTACAAAGGGTGAAAACCATTGAAACAAACACATGTGCTGGCAAAAATGCAGATTATTGTCTACAAGTATTAGGGGATCATTACAAAGAAGTTGGTCTGGAGATCAAAAACAATCTACGTCAACTGAATTGGCGCGGTGTAAAAGTTGTTGAGAAGCTAACAAAGGAAATGGGAATGAAGTGCACAGATTTCATTTACTAG